In one Leishmania major strain Friedlin complete genome, chromosome 21 genomic region, the following are encoded:
- a CDS encoding serine/threonine-protein kinase-like protein, with product MAASLSSSPVRHPIVDNAAVPAASHRIPPPLNGFAFLEHRRSALSHDTFIARDVRQQQHPEQQDNDPAKVIIRVYALEYLRRDEECRFALERECLTARLVVHPHLLPLGAPFASKTDLFVVEKYCAGGDLYELMVSLAKEDPIASEMGAAKGEAPPRSSTGLPTNTVKRFMRELLSAVQYLHRTCGLVHRNIKLETLFIDEEQHLRLGGFGLCAVLPPPSVVTGDREGALDAPDAPEDTASSSHEPLRLCCGSKHYAAPELVQGHPYQGEGVDAWACGVVLFALLTSCFPFDSDDGDEALFRLLCGDVEAHLAQHPAMAAIEDPQACDLVRNLLRPNPNARYTVSEALEHPYLWVA from the coding sequence ATGGCCGCCTCGTTGTCGTCCTCCCCGGTGCGGCACCCCATCGTCGACAACGCCGCCGTTCCAGCGGCGAGCCACCGCATCCCCCCGCCTCTCAACGGGTTCGCTTTTCTCGaacaccgccgcagcgccctTTCACATGACACCTTCATCGCCCGCGATGTACGCCAGCAGCAACATCCGGAGCAGCAGGATAACGACCCGGCGAAGGTCATCATTCGCGTCTACGCCCTGGAGTATCTGCGCCGCGATGAGGAATGCCGATTCGCGCTTGAGCGGGAGTGCCTGACGGCGCGTCTGGTGGTGCATCCGCATCTGCTGCCATTGGGCgcccccttcgcctccaAGACAGATTTGTTTGTTGTCGAGAAGTAttgcgccggcggcgacctCTACGAGCTGATGGTGTCACTCGCCAAGGAGGACCCCATCGCCTCGGAGATGGGGGCGGCGAAAGGCgaagcgccgcctcgcagcagcaccggcctGCCCACCAACACCGTTAAACGCTTCATGCGAGAGTTGCTCTCCGCCGTGCAGTACCTGCACCGCACCTGTGGACTCGTGCACCGAAACATCAAGCTCGAAACCCTCTTCATCGATGAGGAGCAACATCTTCGACTTGGTGGCTTCGGACTgtgtgcggtgctgcccCCACCGAGCGTGGTGACAGGAGACAGAGAAGGGGCGCTGGATGCGCCGGATGCGCCGGAGGACACGGCATCTTCGTCGCATGAGCCtctgcggctgtgctgcgggTCGAAGCACTACGCCGCGCCGGAGCTGGTGCAGGGTCACCCCTATCAGGGCGAGGGCGTCGACGCCTGGGCCTGTGGCGTCGTGCTCTTCGCTCTTCTCACCAGCTGCTTTCCGttcgacagcgacgacggcgacgaggcccTCTTCCGACTTCTGTGTGGCGACGTGGAGGCCCACCTGGCGCAGCACCCGGCCATGGCGGCCATCGAAGATCCTCAGGCGTGCGATCTGGTGCGCAACTTGCTGCGGCCTAATCCTAACGCCCGCTACACCGTCTCCGAGGCGCTTGAGCACCCGTACCTGTGGGTAGCGTGA
- a CDS encoding major vault protein-like protein translates to MSTTSVVKLMPHEYLHVEDTNTCEVLTLVGPITYTLYDHHRQLHETPQPCVVVPPSRCVTVKNPMHAVPASLKDKADAPLVYTLLRSSPGSITGLAALPYSRWKVPYGSSELRFCDESPFPLLPGETVDEPSPMPLLTASEALTLEALAPHDVVDPVKGATVHRVAQECFLFKGPGLYTPRLDERIVSKVTGVYVSPPQVCYLSAKYDFVDDDGVPRVAGEQWVVQAHGIFFAHPAVTLQMRDAYVLASFEALTFVSYKAFYDEELQVAREAQKPYLISYADTKDGTYLPRPHETFRGRRRQVHLSATQYCVVINPIGAEGTARLHQAEVRVGKQSFMLQPGEYCTKPLTALVLSEDEALLHVALQTYTEADGTVREGGSRWLVHGPRQYIPPVYARVVERRRIIKVDENCGVYVRNIHTGKVRSAFGKPFMLGADEQLWERPISAYVRRLLAEPRQSLRVTDMSAKERAESSLEEGWAATRAEWDMQASSTAAAEVAGGGCYSASSSGESLDSDDDFMDRDECADELQLLDAATRNAHPPRLSRHISRYHVITANVEHNTLVRLYDTSTGLSRVVAGPATVFLEPHEHFTPLSLSGGRPKEPQQIHSLSLYLGPDYMADIIEVETRDHARLRLHLAYNWEFGSVASNGKAGRVDPELAFTIPDFIGEACKALASRVRSAIAGQAFEFFHCNSSTLIRQAIFTPAEDGSIVSHGDSLCFTANGLYITTVDVQSVEPVNIKTRTALAKSVQLAVEIITKAQESDASHQAALLEQEAKGALDLQVMHDRAKAEQQRTELLRVMGENTALEQAGASRAQALAESAARLAEAQGEVDATPIRCAAHSVGMDTELEVLRKRAVLDLAHRQSLNNLAIDKIRKLSDIEATKYEQIMASLGSETLIAIANAGPELKAKLLGELGLQGFVVTDGKTPINILNMADKMAVGPSATTTPSPAAPGAARVP, encoded by the coding sequence ATGAGCACAACATCCGTAGTGAAACTGATGCCGCACGAGTACCTGCACGTGGAGGACACGAACACGTGTGAGGTGCTCACCCTTGTCGGTCCCATCACCTATACCCTGTACGACCATCACCGCCAGTTGCACGAAACACCGCAGCCATGCGTTGTGGTGCCGCCCAGCCGATGCGTCACGGTGAAGAATCCGATGCACGCGGTACCGGCCTCCCTCAAAGATAAGGCCGATGCACCGCTAGTgtacacgctgctgcgcagctcacCCGGGTCCATCACGGgtctggcggcgctgccgtacAGCCGCTGGAAGGTGCCATACGGCAGCAGTGAGCTACGCTTTTGCGACGAGTCGCCGTTCCCGCTCCTGCCAGGCGAGACTGTCGACGAGCCATCGCccatgccgctgctgacggctTCAGAGGCGCTCACCCTGGAAGCACTCGCACCGCATGACGTTGTGGATCCCGTTAAGGGTGCGACAGTGCACCGTGTCGCCCAGGAGTGCTTTCTTTTCAAAGGACCTGGCCTCTACACCCCACGACTTGACGAGCGCATCGTGAGCAAGGTGACAGGTGTGTACGTCTCCCCACCGCAGGTGTGCTACCTGTCGGCCAAGTACGACTTCGTGGACGATGACGGTGTGCCCCGCGTGGCTGGAGAGCAGTGGGTTGTGCAGGCGCACGGCATCTTCTTTGCCCACCCCGCCGTGACGCTGCAGATGCGTGACGCGTATGTGTTGGCCAGCTTCGAGGCGCTCACGTTCGTCTCCTACAAAGCCTTCTACGATGAGGAGTTGCAGGTTGCCCGCGAGGCGCAGAAGCCGTACCTCATCTCGTACGCGGACACCAAGGACGGAACGTACCTCCCACGGCCGCATGAGACGTTTCGGGGCCGGCGGAGACAGGTGCACCTCAGCGCCACGCAGTACTGCGTTGTGATCAACCCCATCGGCGCCGAGGGGACCGCAAGGCTGCACCAAGCCGAGGTTCGCGTGGGGAAGCAGAGCTTCATGCTGCAGCCCGGTGAGTACTGCACGAAACCTCTCACAGCGCTGGTGCTGAGTgaggacgaggcgctgctgcatgtCGCCCTGCAGACGTACACGGAGGCAGATGGAACCGTGCGAGAAGGCGGCTCGCGTTGGCTCGTTCACGGGCCGCGGCAGTACATTCCGCCAGTATACGCGCGGGTggtggagcggcggcgcatcaTCAAGGTCGACGAGAACTGCGGTGTCTACGTGCGCAACATCCACACAGGCAAGGTGCGCTCGGCCTTTGGCAAGCCGTTCATGCTGGGCGCCGACGAGCAGCTGTGGGAGCGCCCCATCAGTGCGTACGTGCGTCGCCTTCTGGCCGAGCCGCGGCAATCGCTGCGGGTAACGGACATGTCCGCCAAGGAGAGGGCTGAATCCTCACTGGAGGAAGGTTGGGCGGCCACGCGGGCGGAGTGGGACATGCAAGCgtcgagcaccgccgccgctgaggtAGCCGGGGGTGGCTGCTACAGCGCTagcagcagtggcgagaGCCTCGACTCGGATGACGACTTCATGGATAGGGACGAGTGCGCGgacgagctgcagctgctcgacgcCGCTACCCGCAACGCGCACCCGCCGCGCCTCTCGCGCCACATTAGTCGCTATCACGTCATCACCGCCAACGTGGAGCACAACACGCTGGTGCGCCTCTACGACACGAGCACCGGCCTCAGCCGCGTTGTGGCCGGCCCCGCCACGGTGTTCCTGGAGCCGCATGAGCACTTCaccccgctctccctctccggcGGACGTCCGAAGGAACCGCAACAAATTCACTCGCTGAGCCTCTACCTTGGGCCGGACTACATGGCCGACATCATCGAAGTCGAGACCCGCGACCACGCCCGTCTGCGGCTTCACCTCGCCTACAACTGGGAGTTTGGCTCCGTGGCCTCGAACGGCAAGGCGGGCAGAGTGGACCCAGAACTGGCCTTCACCATCCCGGACTTCATCGGGGAGGCGTGCAAGGCACTGGCGAGTCGTGTGCGGTCGGCGATTGCGGGGCAGGCTTTCGAGTTCTTCCACTGCAACTCGTCGACGCTCATTCGCCAGGCGATCTTCACGCCGGCTGAGGACGGCTCCATCGTCTCCCACGGCGACTCGCTGTGCTTCACCGCAAACGGCCTCTACATCACGACGGTGGATGTGCAGAGCGTGGAGCCGGTGAACATCAAGACGCGGACCGCGCTGGCGAAGAGCGTGCAGCTCGCGGTGGAAATAATCACCAAGGCGCAGGAGAGCGACGCCTCTCACCAAGCGGCGCTcctcgagcaggaggcgAAGGGTGCGTTGGACCTGCAGGTGATGCATGACCGCGCCAAGgcagagcagcaacgcacagagctgctgcgcgtgatGGGCGAGAACAcggcgctggagcaggcCGGCGCCAGTCGTGCGCAGGCTCTGGCcgagagcgccgcgcgcctggcagaggcgcaggGAGAGGTAGACGCCACACCGATTCGTTGTGCCGCCCACTCCGTCGGCATGGACACAGAGCTGGAGGTGTTGCGCAAGCGGGCGGTGCTGGACCTCGCACACCGCCAGTCCCTGAACAACCTCGCCATCGACAAGATCCGCAAGCTGTCTGACATCGAAGCGACCAAGTACGAGCAGATCATGGCCTCACTCGGGAGTGAGACGCTCATCGCGATTGCGAACGCAGGGCCGGAGCTGAAGGCGAAGCTTCTTGGCGAGCTGGGTCTGCAGGGCTTCGTCGTCACAGACGGCAAGACGCCCATCAACATACTGAACATGGCAGACAAGATGGCTGTTGGGCCatcggccaccaccaccccgtctccagcagcgcctggtgCAGCGCGAGTGCCTTGA
- a CDS encoding calmodulin-like protein — translation MSVLSEAQRTCAALQFLLLDQDSDGFIGSHELGTYLRAIGLYPAQSDIAGYIALVDPEEQGRVSQESALALYEKLYPQRTTPEELYAALKVLDDDADGYLTTTQLRHILVNLGARISQEEAEEILCDVEKDGEGMIMVDDIIQLLMPAEGEERL, via the coding sequence ATGAGCGTACTGTCGGAGGCACAGCGCACTTGTGCGGCTCTGCAGTTCCTGCTGCTGGACCAGGACTCGGACGGCTTCATCGGCAGTCATGAGCTGGGGACCTACCTGCGTGCCATCGGGCTCTACCCGGCGCAGAGCGACATAGCAGGCTACATCGCCCTTGTCGACCCGGAGGAGCAAGGACGTGTATCGCAGGagagcgcgctggcgctgtaCGAAAAACTCTACCCACAACGCACCACCCCCGAGGAGCTCTACGCGGCACTCAAGGTTTTGGACGATGACGCAGACGGCTACCTTACCacgacgcagctgcggcacatcCTCGTCAACCTTGGCGCTCGCATctcgcaggaggaggcggaggagataCTGTGCGACGTGGAGAAGGACGGAGAGGGTATGATTATGGTAGACGACATCATCCAACTGCTGATGCCCgccgagggagaggagcgcCTGTGA
- a CDS encoding putative actin-like protein, which translates to MPRVQLFIDNGGYSVKALYLPASADTSNRSAATHASALTSSSTHGEAAATAATVAPAPKVLVVPNCVGAAVYAGTGIMGDQLDHLPHYHGLMVRRPVDRGFVVDGGLQARVWEHVLQHFSIESEEEVDVWLVVPFAAPKAVAQLLWLLCTRSFRFGSVTVVSSSFMSLIAYKFARGASAPSSAARKRPRSTVDTDAQESPGCSGSSATGGGMAIMVDVGFSATTVVPYVNYIPVYSSVVRLDVGGKVLTNRLKEYISFSQMNVIEDTWLINHVKEQCCVVARHPRRSLQRYAALWKGRTRDEVEAAAGALSTLRREDGGSGDGQASRSQRPGAPVAGVLTSPDVPIRYYLPTIPALLPLGVLEAELPSRLPKTSGVDAAALQHLLLCQERFLIPELLFTPADVGINQQGVAQAITEGIFQRGLLQHLTKLLRPLLLHNVCVYGGTASQPNFRDRLEAEVAAVAPQSPDCDADLDLKDSKRSSSSSRHGATEACADRTTCLSATPALPEFLLKAGGASTDLSLQPLLGAWCLLSATVDSGSNGGASQRELLRLRALVHERSGIELQHPPAGRVTVETFQHALERML; encoded by the coding sequence ATGCCGCGCGTGCAACTGTTCATTGACAACGGGGGCTACAGCGTCAAGGCTCTCTACCTTCCCGCCTCGGCCGACACCAGCAACAGGTCGGCAGCGACACATGCCTCAGCACTCACAAGCAGCTCGACGCatggggaggcggcggcgacggccgctACTGTCGCACCTGCACCCAAGGTGCTTGTCGTGCCGAACTGTGTAGGGGCTGCTGTGTACGCTGGCACAGGTATCATGGGTGACCAGCTTGATCACCTGCCGCACTATCACGGGCTCATGGTGCGCCGGCCAGTGGACCGCGGCTTCGTCGTGGATGGTGGCCtgcaggcgcgtgtgtgggagCACGTGCTCCAGCACTTCTCCATcgagtcggaggaggaggtggatgTATGGCTGGTGGTCCCCTTCGCCGCCccgaaggcggtggcgcagctgctctggCTACTGTGCACACGTAGTTTTCGCTTCGGCTCTGTCACAGTCGTGAGCAGCAGCTTTATGAGTCTCATCGCCTACAAGTTTGCGAGGGGCGCATCGGCCCCTTCCAGCGCTGCCCGCAAGCGTCCCCGCAGCACGGTCGACACCGATGCGCAAGAGTCGCCCGGCTGctctggcagcagcgccactggTGGCGGCATGGCTATCATGGTGGATGTCGGCTTctctgccaccaccgtcgtCCCTTACGTGAACTACATCCCTGTGTACAGCTCCGTTGTGCGCCTCGACGTGGGTGGCAAGGTGCTCACTAACCGACTGAAGGAGTACATCAGCTTTTCGCAGATGAACGTGATAGAGGACACATGGCTCATCAACCACGTCAAGGAGCAGTGCTGCGTCGTGGCACGGCACCCGCGGCGCAGTCTCCAGCGCTATGCTGCACTGTGGAAGGGCAGAACCCGGGatgaggtggaggcggctgcgggtGCATTGTCGACGCTGCGGAGAgaagacggcggcagcggcgacgggcaAGCATCCCGATCCCAGAGGCCCGGCGCACCAGTGGCGGGTGTTTTGACCTCACCAGATGTACCGATCCGCTACTACCTACCCACGATACcggctctcctccccctcggTGTGCTagaggcggagctgccgtCGCGCCTGCCAAAGACGAGTGGCgtggacgccgcggcgctgcagcacctcctgctCTGTCAGGAGCGCTTCTTGATTCCGGAGTTGCTCTTCACACCGGCTGATGTCGGCATCAACCAGCAAGGTGTGGCCCAGGCCATCACAGAGGGCATCTTTCAGCGAGGGCTCCTTCAGCACCTGACGAAGTTGCTCcggccactgctgctccacaatgtgtgcgtgtacggCGGTACAGCCTCTCAGCCGAACTTCCGCGATCGCCTGGAGGCCgaggtggcagcggtggccccGCAGTCCCCGGATTGCGACGCAGATTTGGACTTGAAGGATAGCAAgcgcagtagcagcagcagtcggcACGGTGCCACGGAAGCCTGCGCAGATCGTACCACATGCCTCTCCGCCAccccggcgctgccggagtTTCTCTTGAAGGCCGGTGGCGCCTCCACAGACCTCTCCCTGCAGCCATTGCTCGGTGCATGGTGCCTCTTGTCGGCGACGGTGGACAGCGGaagcaacggcggcgcgtcgCAGCGAGAGCTACTTCGACTTCGCGCATTGGTGCATGAGCGGTCAGGGATCGAGTTGCAGCACCCACCAGCAGGCCGAGTGACGGTGGAGACATTCCAGCACGCACTAGAGCGCATGTTGTGA
- a CDS encoding putative hexokinase — protein MAARVNNLLSHIAIRDSDSEEMRYIKQRLALASLATQFTMSSEKMKQLTMYMIHEMVEGLEGRPSTVRMLPSFVYTSDPAKATGVYYALDLGGTNFRVLRVSLRGGKVDDRTDSKFVIPKSALVGDATDLFDFIAQSVKKMMSENAPDDLEKRVPLGFTFSFPVDQKAVNKGLLIKWTKGFSTKNVEGNDVVELLQASLRRVRVNVNVVALCNDTVGTLVARYFVDTDVQVGVIIGTGSNACYFERASAVTKDPAVSARGNAVTPINMECGNFDSKYKYALPITVYDDEMDAITPNRENQRQEKLVSGMYLGEISRRLIVHLAQLGCLPRGLVDGLCRPWAFESKHMGMIAADQMPGLQFTRELIKRIAGVDMADISDLHTIRETCCLVRNRAAQQGAVFTAAPMLKTRTQGLATVAVDGSVYEKTPSFQRLYQECITSILGSTSNVKVVLQRDGSGVGAAMICALAANTK, from the coding sequence ATGGCCGCCCGCGTGAACAACCTCCTGAGCCACATCGCTATCCGCGACTCGGATAGCGAGGAGATGCGCTACATcaagcagcgcctcgcgctcgcctccctcgccaccCAGTTCACCATGTCCTCGGAGAAGATGAAGCAGCTCACCATGTACATGATCCACGAGATGGTGGAGGGTCTTGAGGGCCGCCCGAGCACCGTGCGCATGCTGCCGTCCTTCGTGTACACGTCCGACCCGGCCAAAGCCACCGGTGTGTACTACGCGCTCGACCTCGGCGGCACGAACTTCCGCGTGTTGCGTGTGagcctgcgcggcggcaaggtgGACGACCGCACCGACTCGAAGTTCGTCATCCCGAAGAGTGCCCTGGTTGGCGATGCCACGGACCTGTTCGACTTCATTGCGCAGAGCGTGAAGAAGATGATGTCGGAAAACGCCCCCGACGACCTGGAGAAGCGCGTGCCGCTGGGGTtcaccttctccttcccGGTGGACCAGAAGGCCGTCAACAAGGGACTGCTGATCAAGTGGACAAAGGGCTTCTCGACGAAGAACGTGGAGGGCAACGAtgtggtggagctgctgcaggcgtcgctgcgccgcgtgcgcgtcaACGTGAACGTCGTGGCGCTCTGCAACGACACCGTCGGCACGCTGGTGGCCCGCTACTTCGTGGACACGGACGTGCAGGTGGGCGTCATCATCGGCACTGGCTCCAACGCCTGCTACTTTGAGCGCGCCTCGGCTGTCACGAAGGACCCCGCCGTCTCTGCCCGCGGCAACGCCGTCACGCCGATCAACATGGAGTGCGGTAACTTCGACTCCAAGTACAAGTACGCGCTGCCCATCACCGTGTACGATGATGAAATGGACGCGATTACCCCCAACCGCGAGAACCAGCGCCAAGAGAAGCTCGTCTCCGGCATGTACCTGGGTGAGATCTCTCGCCGCTTGATCGTGCACCTGGCCCAGCTCGGCTGCCTGCCCCGGGGGCTGGTGGATGGCCTGTGCAGACCGTGGGCGTTCGAGAGTAAGCACATGGGTATGATCGCCGCCGATCAGATGCCCGGCCTGCAGTTCACCCGCGAGCTCATCAAGCGCATCGCTGGTGTGGATATGGCTGATATATCCGACCTGCACACGATTCGTGAGACCTGCTGTCTGGTGCGTAACCGCGCCGCTCAGCAGGGCGCTGTCTTCACGGCTGCTCCGATGCTGAAGACTCGCACGCAGGGTctcgccaccgtcgctgtcgaCGGCTCCGTGTACGAGAAGACGCCGTCCTTCCAGCGCCTGTACCAGGAGTGCATAACGAGCATCCTCGGAAGCACGTCGAACGTgaaggtggtgctgcagagggACGGTAGCGGTGTCGGCGCCGCGATGATCTGCGCGCTGGCCGCCAACACGAAGTAG
- a CDS encoding putative hexokinase — MAARVNNLLSHIAIRDSDSEEMRYIKQRLALASLATQFTMSSEKMKQLTMYMIHEMVEGLEGRPSTVRMLPSFVYTSDPAKATGVYYALDLGGTNFRVLRVSLRGGKVDDRTDSKFVIPKSALVGDATDLFDFIAQSVKKMMSENAPDDLEKRVPLGFTFSFPVDQKAVNKGLLIKWTKGFSTKNVEGNDVVELLQASLRRVRVNVNVVALCNDTVGTLVARYFVDTDVQVGVIIGTGSNACYFERASAVTKDPAVSARGNAVTPINMECGNFDSKYKYALPITVYDDEMDAITPNRENQRQEKLVSGMYLGEISRRLIVHLAQLGCLPRGLVDGLCRPWAFESKHMGMIAADQMPGLQFTRELIKRIAGVDMADISDLHTIRETCCLVRNRAAQQGAVFTAAPMLKTRTQGLATVAVDGSVYEKTPSFQRLYQECITSILGSTSNVKVVLQRDGSGVGAAMICALAVNTK; from the coding sequence ATGGCCGCCCGCGTGAACAACCTCCTGAGCCACATCGCTATCCGCGACTCGGATAGCGAGGAGATGCGCTACATcaagcagcgcctcgcgctcgcctccctcgccaccCAGTTCACCATGTCCTCGGAGAAGATGAAGCAGCTCACCATGTACATGATCCACGAGATGGTGGAGGGTCTTGAGGGCCGCCCGAGCACCGTGCGCATGCTGCCGTCCTTCGTGTACACGTCCGACCCGGCCAAAGCCACCGGTGTGTACTACGCGCTCGACCTCGGCGGCACGAACTTCCGCGTGTTGCGTGTGagcctgcgcggcggcaaggtgGACGACCGCACCGACTCGAAGTTCGTCATCCCGAAGAGTGCCCTGGTTGGCGATGCCACGGACCTGTTCGACTTCATTGCGCAGAGCGTGAAGAAGATGATGTCGGAAAACGCCCCCGACGACCTGGAGAAGCGCGTGCCGCTGGGGTtcaccttctccttcccGGTGGACCAGAAGGCCGTCAACAAGGGACTGCTGATCAAGTGGACAAAGGGCTTCTCGACGAAGAACGTGGAGGGCAACGAtgtggtggagctgctgcaggcgtcgctgcgccgcgtgcgcgtcaACGTGAACGTCGTGGCGCTCTGCAACGACACCGTCGGCACGCTGGTGGCCCGCTACTTCGTGGACACGGACGTGCAGGTGGGCGTCATCATCGGCACTGGCTCCAACGCCTGCTACTTTGAGCGCGCCTCGGCTGTCACGAAGGACCCCGCCGTGTCTGCCCGCGGCAACGCCGTCACGCCGATCAACATGGAGTGCGGTAACTTCGACTCCAAGTACAAGTACGCGCTGCCCATCACCGTGTACGATGATGAAATGGACGCGATTACCCCCAACCGCGAGAACCAGCGCCAAGAGAAGCTCGTCTCCGGCATGTACCTGGGTGAGATCTCTCGCCGCTTGATCGTGCACCTGGCCCAGCTCGGCTGCCTGCCCCGGGGGCTGGTGGATGGCCTGTGCAGACCGTGGGCGTTCGAGAGTAAGCACATGGGTATGATCGCCGCCGATCAGATGCCCGGCCTGCAGTTCACCCGCGAGCTCATCAAGCGCATCGCTGGTGTGGATATGGCTGATATATCCGACCTGCACACGATTCGTGAGACCTGCTGTCTGGTGCGTAACCGCGCCGCTCAGCAGGGCGCTGTCTTCACGGCTGCTCCGATGCTGAAGACTCGCACGCAGGGTctcgccaccgtcgctgtcgaCGGCTCCGTGTACGAGAAGACGCCGTCCTTCCAGCGCCTGTACCAGGAGTGCATAACGAGCATCCTCGGAAGCACGTCGAACGTgaaggtggtgctgcagagggACGGTAGCGGTGTCGGCGCCGCGATGATCTGCGCGCTGGCCGTCAACACGAAGTAG